In Flavivirga abyssicola, the following are encoded in one genomic region:
- a CDS encoding alginate export family protein, whose product MKTITLLIIGLLISKGVYTQEIGEYFSLLRQNDNTLVFKNQEKNTWYSSLKYMPINKEIFMSFGGSWRFQYESFVNEQFQNIDNQDRLWFFNRALLHGYLNIKNKLEVFAELNSSLVTNKEDVSPVDKNVLAFNQLFLKYHFNNNWCISIGRENLEFGARRLVDIREGPNVRRSFDLAQVNFSNYKFSVKGFFAIPVKPRPEVFDNDFLQFDETFSGLYTTTRFNKSNNLDAYVFYQKDDNVMYNNGSENERRVSIGARYFGTYKSLVYNNELVYQFGDFGNQNIKAWTLSFQLENKTNLFNHNFNTGLKTEIISGDKAENDNSMNTFDALYPRGAYFGRVARFGPSNLIDIHPYINTNFNDLFIEIDYDAFWRYSTNDGVYNAALLLEYPDTNNEKFIANQFGAIVGYEFNRHINIELEYNIIFPGAFLKESARGATLNHFVFTTEVKF is encoded by the coding sequence ATGAAAACGATAACACTTCTAATAATAGGGTTATTAATAAGCAAAGGTGTATATACTCAAGAAATAGGTGAATATTTTAGTTTATTAAGACAAAACGATAACACCTTGGTATTTAAAAACCAAGAGAAGAACACATGGTATAGCTCATTAAAGTATATGCCAATTAATAAGGAAATCTTTATGTCATTTGGAGGGAGTTGGAGATTTCAATATGAATCCTTTGTTAATGAGCAATTCCAAAATATAGATAACCAAGACCGTTTATGGTTTTTTAACAGAGCGCTTTTACATGGTTACTTAAACATTAAAAACAAACTAGAAGTATTTGCTGAACTCAATAGTAGTTTGGTAACTAATAAAGAAGATGTAAGTCCAGTAGATAAAAATGTATTGGCATTCAATCAATTATTTTTAAAGTATCATTTCAATAATAACTGGTGTATAAGTATAGGGAGGGAAAATTTAGAATTTGGTGCAAGAAGATTGGTAGATATTAGGGAAGGCCCTAACGTAAGACGTTCATTTGATTTGGCACAAGTAAATTTTAGTAACTATAAATTTTCTGTAAAAGGTTTTTTTGCAATTCCAGTAAAACCAAGACCCGAAGTTTTTGATAATGATTTTTTGCAGTTTGATGAAACCTTTTCAGGTCTGTACACAACTACAAGATTTAATAAATCAAATAATCTGGATGCCTATGTATTCTATCAAAAAGATGATAATGTTATGTATAATAATGGAAGTGAAAACGAACGACGCGTCTCCATTGGAGCAAGGTATTTCGGAACATACAAATCATTAGTATATAACAATGAATTAGTGTATCAATTTGGTGATTTCGGAAATCAAAATATCAAAGCGTGGACGCTATCATTTCAATTAGAAAACAAAACCAATCTATTCAATCATAATTTTAATACAGGTCTAAAAACTGAGATCATTAGTGGAGATAAAGCGGAAAATGATAATAGCATGAATACCTTTGATGCTCTTTATCCTAGAGGAGCCTATTTTGGGCGAGTAGCCAGATTTGGACCATCAAACCTTATCGATATTCATCCATATATCAATACGAATTTTAACGATTTGTTTATTGAAATAGATTATGATGCATTTTGGAGATATTCCACAAATGATGGCGTTTATAATGCCGCCTTACTTTTAGAGTATCCAGATACCAATAATGAAAAATTTATAGCCAATCAATTCGGAGCAATAGTGGGCTATGAATTTAACCGACACATAAATATAGAATTA